The genomic window ATTCAGGCTGAGCAAATCGTGCGGGCCGTGCGCGACCTCTTCATCGACGCCAACTGCAATCTCGGCGAGGACGTGCTCGCGGCCTTCGACCGGGCCATCGAGACGGACGAGTCCCCCGTGGCCCGCGAGGTCATCCGGGAGCTCAAGGAGAATGCCCGCATCGCCCGGGACGAGCAGTCCCCCATCTGCCAGGACACGGGGCTTGCCGTTCTCTTCGTCGAGGTCGGCCAGGATGTGCACGTGACGGGAGGCGGCCTGAAGGAGGCCCTCAACGAGGGGGTCCGGAAGGGCTACGGCGAAGGCTACCTGCGCAAATCCGCCTGCCACCCCTTCACGCGGGCCAACACGAAGGACAACACGCCCGCCGTGATCCACTTCGACATCGTGCCCGGCGACCGCATCCGGATCGTGGCCGTCCCGAAGGGCGGGGGCGCGGAGAACATGAGCCGCGTGGACATGCTCTCCCCCTCTGCGGGGCTCGAGGGGATCAAGGAGTTTGTCGTGCGGCGCATCGAGGCCTCGGGTTCGAACCCCTGCCCGCCCACGGTGGTGGGTGTCGGGGTCGGCGGCACCTTCGAGCGCTCGGCTCTTCTCGCAAAGAAGGCCCTCACAAGGCGCATCGGCGAGCGAAACGCCGACCCGGAGCTCGCGAAGGTCGAAATCGAGGTCCTGGAACGGATCAACAGGCTGGGCATCGGGCCCATGGGCTACGGCGGCAACACGACGGCGCTCGACGTCTTCTTCGAGGTCGAGCCCTGCCACATCGCAAGCCTCCCCGTGGCGGTGAACGTCCAGTGCCATGCGATGCGGCACAAGGAAACCGTCCTCTAGAGCAAGAAGACACGGGGGCGAGAGGGTCAGAAGGCAAGCAATATGGCTGAAATCAGACTGAAGACCCCGCTGACCGAGGGGGATGTGGAGAAGCTCGGGATCGGCGACAGGGTGCTCCTCACGGGGGTGCTCTACTCGGCACGCGATGCGGCGCACAAGCGGCTCTTCGACCTCATCCAGGCGGGGAAGGATCTTCCCGTCGACATCCGCGGGCAGGTGATCTACTACGTGGGCCCGGCGCCGGCAAAGCCCGGCAGGCCCATCGGCTCGGCGGGCCCGACGACGAGCTACCGGATGGACCCCTATGCCCCCAAACTCATGGAGATGGGCCTCAAGGGCATGATCGGCAAGGGAAACCGCGGGGCCGAGGTGGTGGAGGCCATGAAGAAGTACAAGGCCGTCTACTTCGGCGCCACGGGCGGGGCGGGGGCCCTGCTGGCCCGCAGCATCCGGAAGGCGGAGACCGTCGCCTACGAAGACCTCGGGCCCGAGGCCATCCAGCGCCTGGAGGTGGAGGACTTCCCCGTCGTCGTCATCAACGACACGAAGGGAAACGATCTGTACGTCGAGGGGGCGAAAAAGTATCGAAGGTGAGAGGCTGAGAGGGTAAGAGGCATGGAGTGGCTCTACGATGAGCGACGGGCTTCTCCAACCTTCTCACCTTCATGCCCTCTTACCCTCTGCTCCGAAGCATAGCGCAACGAAAAAGGCCGGGAGGCTGAACCCCCCGGCCTTTTGCATTGTCATGAAACCCCGGATCCTAGATGCCCAGGATGCCGAAGAAGAGCCAGCAGATGACGGCGCCGACGATGGACATCGAGAGCCCCCAGATCAGCAGATTGCGGAAGAGCTTCTGCTTGTCCTCGTGCTCGGCCGCGCAGGCGATGCAGAGCGCGCCCAGCGTGGAGAGCGGCGAGGCGTCGACGAGGTGCGCGCCGACGTTGATCGACGAGATCATGCCGACGGGATCCGCGCCCGGTACAAGCTTCAGGAGCCCCGGCACCAGAGGCAGGAAGGCCGGCATGACGACGCCGGAGGAGCTCGAGTAGGCCGAGATGACGCCCGTCACGAGACCCAGCCAGAAGTGCACCGTCGTGGGGCCCGAAAAGGCCGCGATGGCCTTCGTCATGGCATTGAGGCCTCCCGACTTCTCCATGATCTCGATGAGCACGGTGACGCCGCAGACCATCATGATGACGAACCAGGGCATCGTCTTGATGGCCGCCTTGCTGTCGGCGATGTTGAACAGCATCATCAGGCCGCCCAGGACGAACCCGACGGTGCCCACGTTGGAGGCCATCAGGAGCATCCACTTCGGGAAGTACGCCTTCATGCCGGGCAGGGCCGGCACGACGACCATGAAGATCAGGACGACGATGCAGATCGTGGTGAACCACTGCTGCTTCGTGAAGGGTTCGGGCTTCGGGGCGATCGTGTTGATGTCCACCGTCTTGCCCTTGTGCTGCATCATCCACTTCCAGCCGCCGAAGATGAGGAAGCCGGGGATGACGACGATGCCCTGCGCGATGATGGAGTTGAAGTAGACCTTCCAGTCGAGTGCGGCCAGTGAGTACTGGTCGAAGAGGCCGGGGATCTGCGGCCCCATCCTCTCGATGAGGCCGTGGGAGATGATCCCCGTGGGGGCAAACGGCGAGAAGCAGGCCGAGTTGGCGGCCCCGACGACGATGAGCGTCATGCAGAAGGCCGACATCCCCACCTGGCCCGCGATGGCCATGGTGATGGGCGCCAGCAGCGCGACACCGGCGATGTTGCCCGGGCCGATCGTGGTGATGAAGATCGTCAGGAAGTAGATGATGAAGGGCAGCAGCATCATGTTGCCGCCGCAGATGCGGATACAGTAACTGGTGATTTTACCGAGCGTCCCGTTGACTTGGGCCATGGCGAACATGAAGGTCACGCCGACCAATATCATGAAGAGGCTCAGCGGAAAGCCCGCCACGACCTTGGAGGCCGCCATGTTCATGAAGACTGCCCCGACGATGATCGCGAAGGCGATGCTCAAGTTGCCGACGTGAAGCTCCTCGTTCACGCAGCTGATGATGATGACGATGGTCAAGGCCAGGATGGACATCCAGGCCGCCAGGGATACGCCGAGAAATTCCATGTTGATCTCCCTCCCTATTGGATTTTTTGATAGGGTTCAGCCTATGCTTGAGTATTCCAGTTTGTCAAAAAAGTCCACCGCTTTGCGTGGATTATTCATGCCGGTTCGCGCCCCCCTTTAGAAAATGCGAGAATGAGAGCGTTCGAGGCGCGGCAGCCCCTGACCGCCCTCGGGCGGTCAGGGGCTGCATCCCGTTATCCGAGCACCATGAGGACCTGGCTGGTGTTGACCTTGTCCCCTTCCTTGACCTTGATCTCCTGCACCGTGCCGTTGCCGGGGGCCACGATGGGGTTCTCCATCTTCATGGCCTCGAGGATGATCAGCTCCTCGTCCTCCTTCACCGCATCGCCCGCCTTCACGATGATCTCCTTGATCGTGCCGGGCATCGGGGCTACAACGTCGATTGCCATTGGGGTCTCGCCTCCTTTCCTTGTTTAAATTGCAGCCTGTATTGCATAAAGCCCTTGAATCGGTTCCTCTTTCCGCCCGCACCCCGACCCTCTCCCGTCACGGCAGAGGGGAAAAGGGTGCGGGGACTGATTTACCGGATCACGCCCATGCCGGCCAGCACGGAGAGCATGACGGCCGCGGCGATCACCGAGCCGATCTGCCCGCCGGCGTTGGCCCCCATGGCGTGCATCAACAGGTAACTCTTTTTATTATACTGCGAACCCACCTTCTGCACCACCCGGGCCGCCATCGGGAAGGCCGAGATCCCCGCCGCGCCGATCAGCGGGTTGATCTTGCCGCCCGTCACCACGTAGAGCAGCTTGCCGAACAGCACCCCGCAGACCGTGTCCAGGCAGATCGCCATGAAGCCCAGCGCCAAAATGATCAGCGTCTCGGCCCGGATGAAGGCCGGGCCCGCCATCGTCGCCCCGATCGAGAGACCCAGGAAGAGCGTCACCACGTTGGCGATCTCGTTCTCCGCCGCCCCCGTGAGCCGCGCCACCACCCCGGACTCCCTCATGAGGTTGCCCAGCATGATCGTCGCCAGCAGCGGCAGGCCCTTGGGCGCAATGCAGCCCCCCACCACCGTGATCACGATCGGGAAGAGCAGCTTCGTGGTCTTCGAAACCGGCTTGGCGGTGTACTTCATCACCGTCTTCTTCTCCTTCTCCGTGGTCAGCAGGCGCATGATCGGCGGCTGGATCACCGGCACCAGCGACATGTACGAGTAGGCCGCCACCGCCACCGCCCCCAGCAGGTGCGGGGCGTACTTCGAGGTCACGTAGATCGCCGTCGGACCGTCGCAGGCCCCGATGATCCCGATCGAGACCGCGTCGAGCTTCGGAAAGCCCAGCCACAGCGCCACCAGCAGCGTCAGGAAGATCCCGAACTGCCCCGCCGCCCCCAAGAGAAACGTGTAGGGCTGCGCCAGCACCGGACCAAAGTCCGTCATCGCCCCGATGCCGATGAAGATCAGCAGCGGAAAGAGCTCCGTGTCCACCCCCGCGTCGTAGATCGTCCGGATGAAGCCGTCCTTCAACATGACGTCCGACATCGGGATGTTGACCAAAATGCAGCCGAACCCGATCGGCACCAGCAACAGCGGCTCGCAGTCCTTCTTGATCCCCAGCCACAGCAGCACCCCGCCCACGCCCAGCATGATCAGGTTCTGCCAGTTGACAAACAAAAACTTGAAGCCGATAACCAGCCCGCCCAGTCCCGCAATGATCGCTTCCAGCATGGTCTCAGCCCTCCTTCCCGTCCTCTTCCCTGTGAGGGAAGAGCTTGCCCAGGCCGGCCATCATCAGGCTCAGCAGCCCCAGGGTCACCAGCGTGCCCCCCATCCCGGCCACCAGCATCGTGATGCCGAATGTGAAATTGTCCATCTCCATTGTAAGAAACCTCCTTCGTACGTTTCGATGCATGAATGCCCACCCTCTACAAGAGGCCCCGCCGGCTCCCAGCCGGCATGGGCCCTACAGAGGGATGTTGCCGTGTTTCTTCCAGGGGCGGTCTTCGCGCTTGTTCTCGAGCATCTTGAGGGCCTTGATGATCATGGGCCTCGTCTCCTTGGGCTCGATGACGTGCTCGATCAGGCCGTGCCGCGCCGCCTGGTAGGGGGTTGCGAAGTTGTCGATGTACTCCTGCGTCTTCTTCTTGAGGCTCTCGGGGTCCTCCTTGCGGAAGATGATCTTGGCCGCCCCCTCGGCGCCCATGACGGCGATCTCCGCCGAGGGCCACGCCATGACCACGTCAGCGCCCGTCTGCCCGGAGCACATGCCGAGGTAGGAGCCGCCGTAGGCCTTGCGCAGAACGATCGTGATCTTCGGCACCGTCGCCTCGGGGTAGACGTAGAGCATCTTCGCGCCGTGGCGGATGATGCCGCCGTACTCCTGCGCCGTCCCCGGGAGGTAGCCCGGCACGTCGACGAAGGTGAGGATCGGCAGGTTGAAGCAGTCGCAGAACCGGATGAACCGCGAGGCCTTGTCGGAGGAGTTGATGTCGAGGCACCCCGCAAGCACCGCCGGCTGGTTGGCGATGATGCCCACGGGCTGGCCGTTCATCCGGGCGAAGCAGGTGATCATGTTCATGGCGTAGAGGGCCTGGCTCTCGTAGATCTCGCCGTTGTCCACGACCATCTTGATGACCCGCTTCATGTCGTAGGGTCGGTTGCTCGCCTCGGGGACGATCGTGTTGAGCTTTTCCTCCATGCGGTCGACCGGGTCGGTGCAGGCGACGACGGGCGGCTTCTCGCGGTTGTTGAGGGGGAGGTAGCTCAGGAGCTTCTTGATCTGGTCGATGCAGTCCTCGTCGCTCTCGGCCACGAAGTGCGCCACGCCGCTCTTCGTGTTGTGCGTCATGGCCCCGCCGAGCTCCATGGCCGTCACTTCCTCGCCCATGACGGCCTTGACGACCTGCGGGCCCGTGATGAACATCTGGGCGTATTCCTTGTTGACCATGTAGATGAAGTCCATGAGTGCCGGCGAGTAGACGGCGCCGCCGGCCGACGGGCCCATGATGGCGCTGATCTGGGGGATGATGCCCGAGGCCATGGTGTTGCGGTAGAAGATCCGGCCGTAGCCCGCCAGCGAGTCGACGGCCTCCTGGATCCGCGCGCCGCCCGAGTCGTTGAGGCCCACGATGGGGCATCCCGCCGACAGGGCACGCTCCTGACACTTGACGATCTTGGCGGCGTGCATCTCGCCCAGTGAGCCGCCCATGGTGCTGAAGTCCTGTGCGAAGGCGAACACGGTCCGGCCGTTGACCATCCCGTAACCCGTCACGACGCCCTCGCCGGGGACTTCCATCTTGTCCATGCCGAAGTTCGTGCAGCGGTGCTCGACGAACTTGTCCATCTCCACGAAGCTGCCCGCGTCGAAGAGACGCGCAAGCCTCTCGCGGGCCGTCAGCCGCCCCGTGGCCTTTACCTTTTCGAGGGCCTTGGCGCCTCCGCCGAGCTCGATCTTCTGCTCGCGGGCCCTCATGAGTGCGATTTTTTCTTCATTCGTCACGGTGCTTCTCCTTCCGGGTTTCTGTGTGGGGTTGTCGCGGTGCCTACTGCCTCTCGCTGAGCTCGAGCAGCACGCCGCCCGTGGAGCGGGGGTGCACGAAGGCGATCTTCGCGCCGCCCGCGCCGTAGCGGGGCTTCTCGTCGATGAGCCGCACGCCCTTGGCCTTCATCTCCGCGAGGGCCGCCTCGAGGTTGTCCACGCGCAGTGCCAGGTGCTGGATCCCCTCACCGTTCTTCTCGATGTACTTGGCCACGGGTCCGTCCGGCGCCGTGGACTCGAGCAGCTCGATCTCCGTCTCGCCGATGGGGAGGAACGCCACGCGCACCTTCTGCTCGGCCACTTCCTCGACGCCCACGGATTTCAGGCCCATCGCCTCGTAGACCTTCAGGGACTCGGCGATGCTCTTCACCGCGATTCCGATGTGATCCAACCGGGTAACTTTCATGTGTCCTGACCCTCCTGACTCGTCTGATTTCTTCACGTTACGGTTAAGCTGTAGTTCTGGAGAAACGAGAGGATCCGCGCCGCCCCCGACGTGGCCGTGATCTTCCCGCTGACCACTTCCCTCTCGATGAGGGGCAGCAGGTTGACGACCTGCGCGTTCTTGTAGAACCACTCTTCGAGGCCTTCCTTCACCAGGGCCCACATCCACAGGCGCGCCTGCTCGCTTCGCTTGCGCTCCAGCTCCCCCTTGTCGCTCATGATCTTCCGGTGTTTCAGGACCGTCTCCCAGATCTCCGGGAGCCCGCTGCCCGTCAGGGAGCTGCAGATCAGGACCGGCGTGCTCCAGTCGGGCGAGGGCGGCGAGAGCAGGTGCATGGCCGTCTCATACTGGGCCCGGGCGAGCTTGGCCCTCTCCACGTTGTCACCGTCGGCCTTGTTGACCGTGATGGCGTCGGCCAGCTCCAGCACGCCCTTCTTGATGCCCTGCAGCTCGTCGCCGGCCCCGGCGATCATGAGCACGAGGAAGAAGTCCACCATGGAGGCCACGGCGACCTCCGACTGCCCCACGCCCACCGTCTCCACCAGGATGACGTCGTACCCCGCGGCCTCGCAGATCATCATGGTCTCGCGGGTCTTGCGGGCCACCCCGCCGAGGGTGCCCCCCGAGGGGGAGGGGCGGATGAAGGCCCGCTCGTTCACCGAGAGCTTCTCCATCCGGGTCTTGTCGGCCAGGATGCTGCCGCCCGTGCGGGGGCTGCTGGGGTCCACGGCCAGCACGGCCACCCGGTGGCCCCTCTCCGTGAGCATCGTGCCGAAGCTCTCGATGAAGGTGCTCTTGCCGGCGCCGGGCACGCCCGTGATCCCCATGCGGACGGCCTTCCCCGTGTGGGGGAGCAGGGCGTCCATGACCTGCCGGGCCATCTCCTGGTGCTCGGGCAGGACGCTCTCGATCAGCGTGATCGTCTTTGCCATGACCAGCCGGTTGCCGCCGATCACGCCCTGTACGTAGTAGTCAATCGTCTGCTGCGCCATCACCCTGCACCGGGTCCGAAAGATCGTGGAGATGCGGAATTGCCGGGGGAGGGATCCTCCCCCGGCAATCGCTCTATGCCGCCTTCTTCAGGTACTTGTTCTCCAGCAGGGAGAGCACCTTGTCCGCCGACTCCGGAATCGAGGTGCCCGGCCCGAAGATCCCGACGACGCCCGCCTTGTAGAGGAAGTCGTAGTCCGTCGGGGGGATGACGCCGCCGGCAATCACGAGGATCTCCTCGCCGCCCATCTCCTTGAGCTTCCGGATCAGCTCCGGCACCAGGGTCTTGTGGCCGGCCGTGAGGCTCGAGGCCCCCACGATGTGGACGTCGTTCTCGATGGCCATCTTGGCGGCCTCCTCGGGAGTCTGGAACATCGGGCTGATGTCGATGTCGAACCCCAGGTCCGCGAAGGCCGTGGCGACGACCTTGATGCCGCGGTCGTGGCCGTCCTGGCCCATCTTGGTCACGAGCATCCGGGGCCGCCGGCCCGTCTGCTTGAGGAAGTTCTCCGTCCGCTTCTGCAGGCTCTTGATCACGTCGCTCTCGCCGTACTCGGAGGAGTAGACGCCGGAGATCATCCGGGTGGTGGCCACGTAGCGGCCGAAGACCTTCTCCATGGCGTCGCTCACCTCGCCCACGGTGGCGCGCAGGCGGATGGCCTTGATGGAGGCCTCGAGGAGGTTGCCGCCCTTCTCGGCCACGGCCGTGATCTCCTCGAGGGCCTTCTTCACGGCGGCGTTGTCGCGCTTCGCCTTGAGTTCCTTGATCCGGGCGATCTGCTCGTCACGGACCGTGTTGGGCACCTCGAGCACCTCCACGGCGGGCGGCTCCGGGATGCGGTACTTGTTGACGCCGACGATGACGTCCTTGCCCTGGTCGATCCGGGCCTGGCGGCGCGCCGCCGACTCCTCGATGCGGAGCTTCGGCATGCCCGTCTCGATGGCGCGGGCCATGCCGCCGAGGGCCTCGATCTCGTCCATGATCTTCTTGGCCTCGCGGATGATGGCGCCCGTGAGGGCCTCGACGTAGTAGGAGCCTCCCAGGGGGTCCACCACGTGGCAGATCTGGGACTCCTCCTGGATGATGATCTGGGTGTTGCGGGCGATGCGGGCCGAGAAGTCCGTCGGCAGGCTGATGGCCTCGTCGAAGGAGTTCGTGTGGAGCGACTGGGTGCCGCCCAGCGCCGCCGCGAGGGCCTCGAGGGTCGTGCGGATGATGTTGTTGTACGGGTCCTGCTCCGTGAGGCTCCAGCCGGAGGTCTGCACGTGGGTGCGCAGCACGGTGGAGCGGGGGTTCTTCGGGTTGAACTCACTGACCGTCTTGTGCCACAGGTAGCGGGCCGCCCGCAGCATGGCGATCTCCATGAAGAAGTTCATGCCCACGCCGAAGAAGAAGGAGAGCCGCGGGGCGAACTCGTCGATGTGGAGCCCGGCGTCGATGGCCGCGCGGATGTACTGCTTGCCGTCGGCGAGCGTGAAGGCCGTCTGCAGCACCGAGTTGGCGCCCGCCTCCATGATGTGGTAGCCGCTGATGGAGATCGTGTTGTAGCGCGGCATGTGCTTCGAGCAGTAGGCGATGATGTCCGAGACGATCCGCATGGAGGGCTGGGGCGGGTAGATGTAGGTGTTGCGGGTGAGGAACTCCTTGAGGATGTCGTTCTGGATCGTGCCCGCGAGCTGCTCCTGCTTGACGCCCTGCTCCTCGGCGGCCACGATGTAGCCCGCGAGGATCGGGAGAACGGCACCGTTCATCGTCATCGAAACGGTGACCTTGTCCAGGGGGATGCCGTCGAAGAGGACCTTCATGTCCTCGACGGAGTCGATCGCCACGCCGGCCTTGCCCACGTCGCCGGCCACGCGCGGGTGGTCGGAGTCGTAGCCGCGGTGCGTGGCCAGGTCGAAGGCGACGGAGAGGCCCGTCTGCCCGGCGGCCAGATTCCGCCTATAGAAGGCGTTCGATTCCTTGGCCGTGGCGAACCCGGCATACTGGCGGATCGTCCAGGGCTGGTTGGCGTACATGGAGGCCACGGGGCCGCGGACGTAGGGGGGCATGCCGGAGAGGGTGTTGACGAAGTCCAGCCCCTCCAGGTCTTCCGCCGTGTAGATGGGCTTCACGGTGATGCCCTCGGGCGTCTCCCAGTTGAGAGACTCCAGGGGCTTTCCCTTGAGTTCCTTTGCGACCAGTTCCTGCCACTTCTTCATCTGGGGGTGTTCAGCCATTTTCTTCCTCCTTGGTTCAGCCTGTCCGTGAAAGGCCTGTTTTTCCTGCATGGTTGCCGATTTCCTGGATGCGGCCTCTACGCGGGAGGCCCCATCGCGTGTTCCTGGTCTTTCCCGGGCCTCAGGGACGCAGAAGGTCCGAGCCCGCCGGCACCCTCTGGTTCAGGAGGTTGCGTATGAGCTTGACGAGGTTCTCGCTGCGGTGATTGAACCTCCACTCGATTTCCTTGAGGTAGAGCGGGAAATACATCCGGGGCACGCCCCGGTAATGTTTGAGCCACTGCCGGGCGAAGACCCAGAACCCCTCGATGTCCTCCGCGGCCTCGCGGCCCTTCCGGGTCGTCTTGTCGCCGTTGACCACGACGCTGTTGCCGCGGACGTCGAAAAGCGTGCAGGCCAGCGTTTCATCGCAGACGTGGAGCCGACCCGTCTCGGCGATGGCCGCCGCGCCCGCGCCCCCCTCGGGCAGGAGGGCGGGCAGCGCGAAGACGCGGCCGTTGCCCTTGTAGATGGCGAGGGCCAGCTTTCCGTTCGACATCGTGAAGTCCGCGCCGAACCGGACTGCTGCCCCGGCCGGTGCCGCGGCGGCCCCCTTTCCGGCAAGCAGGGCCCTCATCTCCTTCATCTCGTGCGCGTAGATGGCGAGACGCAGGATACGGAACCAGCGCTGGACCGTCTTGAGGTCGAGCGGCACCTGGTGCCGGAGCCGGTAGGCCGGCACCCCGAGGCAAAAGTACTCGAGGAGACGGCCCTTCCAGTAGGGCGACATTTTGGTGGTGTCCCAGTAGGTCCTGTCGAACTTGCGCGTCAGGCCGCACCGGCCGCAACGCCGCTGCCCCGTGGCCAGCCGCCAGAAATTTCTTCCGCCGCATCGAGGACAAACCAACATGACCGACTCTGCTTGAGATGACGCGACCTGCCGAAAAACAGGTGCAACCAACGTGGGGAATTGACTCGCGGCGGTATTAGCACCGCGACAGGGCGAACACCATCGGGGGCCGTCTGATTCTGGTGTAGGAATTGAACAGGACGATTTGTCGGCGTTTGTCTGACAAGGCCTGAAAACCGCGGAAAAATGATGGTTTCAGGGCACAGCACCCCGCCGCCGGGCCGTTTACGGGCCGGCGGTGCGAATGTTTGGGATCAAATATTTACTTGAAATCCGGGGGCGAAATTGTGTAGACGGGTGCAAAAACAGAGGGGGGCGGATGCCGCTGCCCCCGACACGACGGGTCGACGACCCGCATCGAAGATCAAACCGTTGGGAGGGAAAACAGATATGCCACGAGCGCTGGAAGGTATCCGAGTCATTGACCTGAGTCACGTGCTGGCGGCCCCCACGACGACGATGATTCTCGCCGACCTCGGGGCCGAGGTCATCCACGTCGAGCCGCCCCATGGGGACGACGCCCGCGAGTTCGGGCCTTTTGCCGGGGAGGTGGACAAGAACCACAGCGGCTACTTCATCAGCCTCAACCGCAACAAGAAAGGGATCGTGCTGAACCTCAAGCACCAGAAGGCCAAGGACATCCTGATCGAGATGATCAAGAAGGCCGACGTGGTCGTGGAGAACTTCCGGCCCACGACGATGAAGAAGATGGGCCTGCACTGGGAGGACCTGAAGAAGATCAATCCGAGAATCATCTATTGCTCCATCTGCGGCTTCGGTCACGACTCGCTGCCCGAGTACGCCGAGAGGCCCTCCTATGACATGGTGGCCCAGGCCTACAGCGGGCTCATGAGCATCACCGGGCCCGAGGGCGGCCCGCCCTGCCGGGTGGGGTCCTCCGTAGGCGACATCATCTCTGGGATGCAGGCCGCGATCGGCATCCTGGCGGCCCTGCGGTACCGGGAGAAGTCGGGACGGGGCCAGCACGTCGACATCTCCATGATCGACAGCCTCTACTCCACGCTCGAAAACGCCGTCGTCCGCTACACGCTGAAGGGGGAAATCCCCGGGCCCCTCGGAGGGATCCACCCCTCGATCACCCCGTTCCAGGGCTACAAGACGAAGGACGGCTCCTACATCATCGCCGCCATCGGGACCGACGCCCTTTTCGTCCGCTTCGCGAAGGTGATCGGCAGGCCTGACCTGCCCGAGGACGAGCGGTTCAAGACCAACCCCCTGCGGACGAAGAACCGCAAGGCCCTCAACGAGATCCTCGAGCCGATCATGGCCTCGAAGACCACGCCGGAATGGGAGGTCATCTTCAAGAAGGAGGGGCTGCCCTACTCGCCGATCAACAACTTGAAGCAGATCAGCGAGGACCCCCACATCGCCTACCGGAAGATGCTCGCCGAGATCGACCAGCCCCGCGTGGGCAAGATGCGGATCGCCAACTCGCCCATCAAAATGACCGAGACGCCCGGCGAGGTCTACGCGCCGGCACCGCTTCTGGGACAGCACACCGACGAGGTCCTGAAGTCGCTCCTGGGCTACAGCGACGAGACGCTCGAACAGCTCAAGAAGGAAGGCATCATCAACGCGAGTTACTAGACTAGCACACAAGGCGGGGCCCCGGGGGCCCCGCATTCTTTCTATCGTATCGACCTGTCGCAGGATCTGTAACCGTTGACGTGGGGAGTTGCCGGTTTCAATCCAAGACAAGGAGGCAATGCCAAGATGGGAATCGAGAGCCGTATCTTCAACAAGGAACTGTTGTCCAAGATCACGACGGCCGAGGAGGCCGCCAAGCACATCAAGGACGGCATGGTCGTCGGCACGAGCGGGTTCACCCCCTGCGGGTACCCCAAGGCGGTGCCGCTGGCCGTGGCCGAAAGGGTCAAGAAGGGCGAGAAGCTCCGGCTGTCCCTGTTGACGGGCGCCTCCGTCGGCGTCGAGCTCGACGAGGCCTGGGCGGAGGTGAACTGCATCGCCAAGCGCTTCCCCTACCAGACGGGCAAGAAGATCAACCAGCGGATCAACGCGGGCGACACGATGTTCTTCGACATCCACCTGAGCCAGATGGCCCAGCAGCTGCGCTACGGTTTCCTGGGCAAGATGGACGTGGCCATCGTCGAGGCCGTCTGCATCCTGGAAAACGGCGGGATCGTCCCCTCCACCTCGGTCGGCAACTCGCCCACCTTCCTCCAGCAGGCCGAGAAGGTGATCATCGAGGTGAACACGAGCCAGCCCATGGAACTCGTCGGGATGAGCGACATCTTCATCCCCGCCGACCCGCCGGCCCGGCATCCCCTGCCGATCACCGATGTGAACCAGCGCATCGGCACGATCTACATGCCCTGCGACCCGAGGAAGGTCGTGGCCGTCGTGCCCTGTGACATCGGCGACAAGACGCGGCCCCTGGCCCCCATCGACGAGCAGTCCAAGGCCATGGCCCGGCATCTGATCAAGTTCCTGGAGAAAAACTACGGGGCAGTGCTCCCGCCCCTGCAGTCGGGGGTGGGAAACGTGGCCAACGCCGTCATGGCGGGCCTCGTGGAGAGCGACTACAAGAACCTGCGGGTCTGGACGGAGGTCATCCAGGACGCCATGTTCGACCTCATCGACGCGGGCAAGCTCAACGCCGTCTCCGGCACCTCGCTGTCCCCCTCGCCCGAGGGCCTCCAGCGCTTCTACCGGGACATCATGAAGTACCGCGACAAGATCGTCCTGCGGCCCCAGGAGATCAGCAACAACGCCGAGATCGCCCGCAGGCTGGGCCTCATCGCCATGAACACGGCCCTCGAG from Syntrophaceae bacterium includes these protein-coding regions:
- the mce gene encoding methylmalonyl-CoA epimerase → MKVTRLDHIGIAVKSIAESLKVYEAMGLKSVGVEEVAEQKVRVAFLPIGETEIELLESTAPDGPVAKYIEKNGEGIQHLALRVDNLEAALAEMKAKGVRLIDEKPRYGAGGAKIAFVHPRSTGGVLLELSERQ
- the meaB gene encoding methylmalonyl Co-A mutase-associated GTPase MeaB; this encodes MAQQTIDYYVQGVIGGNRLVMAKTITLIESVLPEHQEMARQVMDALLPHTGKAVRMGITGVPGAGKSTFIESFGTMLTERGHRVAVLAVDPSSPRTGGSILADKTRMEKLSVNERAFIRPSPSGGTLGGVARKTRETMMICEAAGYDVILVETVGVGQSEVAVASMVDFFLVLMIAGAGDELQGIKKGVLELADAITVNKADGDNVERAKLARAQYETAMHLLSPPSPDWSTPVLICSSLTGSGLPEIWETVLKHRKIMSDKGELERKRSEQARLWMWALVKEGLEEWFYKNAQVVNLLPLIEREVVSGKITATSGAARILSFLQNYSLTVT
- the scpA gene encoding methylmalonyl-CoA mutase, which translates into the protein MAEHPQMKKWQELVAKELKGKPLESLNWETPEGITVKPIYTAEDLEGLDFVNTLSGMPPYVRGPVASMYANQPWTIRQYAGFATAKESNAFYRRNLAAGQTGLSVAFDLATHRGYDSDHPRVAGDVGKAGVAIDSVEDMKVLFDGIPLDKVTVSMTMNGAVLPILAGYIVAAEEQGVKQEQLAGTIQNDILKEFLTRNTYIYPPQPSMRIVSDIIAYCSKHMPRYNTISISGYHIMEAGANSVLQTAFTLADGKQYIRAAIDAGLHIDEFAPRLSFFFGVGMNFFMEIAMLRAARYLWHKTVSEFNPKNPRSTVLRTHVQTSGWSLTEQDPYNNIIRTTLEALAAALGGTQSLHTNSFDEAISLPTDFSARIARNTQIIIQEESQICHVVDPLGGSYYVEALTGAIIREAKKIMDEIEALGGMARAIETGMPKLRIEESAARRQARIDQGKDVIVGVNKYRIPEPPAVEVLEVPNTVRDEQIARIKELKAKRDNAAVKKALEEITAVAEKGGNLLEASIKAIRLRATVGEVSDAMEKVFGRYVATTRMISGVYSSEYGESDVIKSLQKRTENFLKQTGRRPRMLVTKMGQDGHDRGIKVVATAFADLGFDIDISPMFQTPEEAAKMAIENDVHIVGASSLTAGHKTLVPELIRKLKEMGGEEILVIAGGVIPPTDYDFLYKAGVVGIFGPGTSIPESADKVLSLLENKYLKKAA
- a CDS encoding CoA transferase, giving the protein MPRALEGIRVIDLSHVLAAPTTTMILADLGAEVIHVEPPHGDDAREFGPFAGEVDKNHSGYFISLNRNKKGIVLNLKHQKAKDILIEMIKKADVVVENFRPTTMKKMGLHWEDLKKINPRIIYCSICGFGHDSLPEYAERPSYDMVAQAYSGLMSITGPEGGPPCRVGSSVGDIISGMQAAIGILAALRYREKSGRGQHVDISMIDSLYSTLENAVVRYTLKGEIPGPLGGIHPSITPFQGYKTKDGSYIIAAIGTDALFVRFAKVIGRPDLPEDERFKTNPLRTKNRKALNEILEPIMASKTTPEWEVIFKKEGLPYSPINNLKQISEDPHIAYRKMLAEIDQPRVGKMRIANSPIKMTETPGEVYAPAPLLGQHTDEVLKSLLGYSDETLEQLKKEGIINASY
- a CDS encoding succinate CoA transferase yields the protein MGIESRIFNKELLSKITTAEEAAKHIKDGMVVGTSGFTPCGYPKAVPLAVAERVKKGEKLRLSLLTGASVGVELDEAWAEVNCIAKRFPYQTGKKINQRINAGDTMFFDIHLSQMAQQLRYGFLGKMDVAIVEAVCILENGGIVPSTSVGNSPTFLQQAEKVIIEVNTSQPMELVGMSDIFIPADPPARHPLPITDVNQRIGTIYMPCDPRKVVAVVPCDIGDKTRPLAPIDEQSKAMARHLIKFLEKNYGAVLPPLQSGVGNVANAVMAGLVESDYKNLRVWTEVIQDAMFDLIDAGKLNAVSGTSLSPSPEGLQRFYRDIMKYRDKIVLRPQEISNNAEIARRLGLIAMNTALEVDIYGNVNSTHTFGTTMVNGIGGSGDFSRNAGLVVFLTPAMAKKGAISRVVPHVTHTDHTEHEVHLIVTDQGVADLRGLDPREKVPVIIENCAAPEYRPLLWDYFNRAKKKVGGHHPMLLDEAFSWHVRFNETGTMKPEGAA